One region of Chryseobacterium muglaense genomic DNA includes:
- a CDS encoding bifunctional helix-turn-helix domain-containing protein/methylated-DNA--[protein]-cysteine S-methyltransferase has product MFTQEQIDYQRIAKAIEFIQSNFKLQPNLDEVAEKVNLSPAHFQKIFTDWAGTSPKKFLQFISLEHAKSLLKEEKASLFDATLDTGFSSTSRLHDLFINIEGMSPAEYKNGGKNLNIHYSFSESPFGKIITASTEKGICYMAFEEDKENALRDLQSKFPNAFFIEKDDELQQNALSIFNKDWSKLNTIKLHLKGTDFQLKVWESLLKIPLGKLSTYGNLANEIGNPKASRAVGTAIGSNPVAFLIPCHRVIQSSGKIGGYMWGSDRKQLIIGWESSKVYSDLI; this is encoded by the coding sequence ATGTTCACACAAGAGCAAATAGATTATCAGAGAATTGCGAAGGCAATAGAATTTATTCAAAGCAATTTTAAGCTTCAACCGAATTTGGATGAAGTTGCTGAAAAAGTAAATTTAAGTCCGGCTCATTTCCAGAAAATATTTACTGATTGGGCAGGAACAAGTCCGAAGAAATTTTTACAGTTCATCAGTCTTGAGCACGCAAAAAGCCTATTAAAAGAAGAGAAAGCCAGTTTATTCGATGCTACACTAGATACAGGATTTTCAAGTACAAGCAGATTGCATGATCTGTTTATAAATATTGAAGGAATGTCGCCTGCAGAATACAAAAACGGTGGGAAAAATTTAAACATACATTATAGTTTTTCTGAAAGCCCGTTTGGAAAAATTATCACAGCTTCCACCGAAAAAGGGATCTGTTATATGGCTTTCGAAGAAGATAAAGAGAATGCGTTGAGAGATTTACAAAGTAAATTTCCCAATGCATTTTTTATTGAAAAAGACGATGAACTTCAGCAAAACGCATTGTCGATTTTCAATAAAGACTGGTCAAAACTTAATACCATTAAGCTTCATTTAAAAGGAACCGATTTCCAGCTTAAAGTTTGGGAAAGTCTGCTTAAAATTCCATTAGGGAAACTTTCGACTTATGGAAATTTAGCCAATGAAATTGGAAATCCTAAAGCTTCACGAGCAGTAGGAACAGCGATTGGAAGCAATCCGGTAGCATTTTTAATTCCTTGTCACAGAGTAATACAATCTTCAGGGAAAATTGGCGGTTATATGTGGGGAAGTGATAGAAAACAACTGATAATTGGCTGGGAAAGTTCGAAGGTTTATTCAGATTTAATTTAA